A window of the Halobacterium hubeiense genome harbors these coding sequences:
- a CDS encoding ATP synthase subunit K, whose translation MIETLPEFATIAQETAGSSPVITPQSAAALAVGLAALAAGYAERGIGSAAVGAIAEDQDLFGSGLILTVLPETLVILALVVVFVVPSAY comes from the coding sequence ATGATCGAGACACTCCCCGAATTCGCCACGATTGCACAGGAAACGGCTGGCAGCAGCCCCGTCATCACCCCGCAGTCCGCGGCCGCACTCGCAGTCGGCCTCGCCGCTCTCGCCGCAGGGTACGCGGAGCGCGGCATCGGTAGCGCCGCCGTCGGCGCCATCGCGGAAGACCAGGACCTCTTCGGCTCCGGCCTGATTCTGACCGTCCTCCCGGAGACGCTGGTCATCCTCGCGCTGGTCGTCGTCTTCGTCGTGCCGTCCGCGTACTAA
- a CDS encoding V-type ATP synthase subunit E yields the protein MSLETVVEDIRDEARERAKEIRSDAESRADEIVADAEADAEEIRSDAEAEAEREIEREREQRLSSAKLEAKQMRLEARRDALEDVRETVEEEIAAIDGDDREELTRALIDAAADEFDADSDVSVYGRADDEALISDILDDYDGYEYAGERDCLGGVVVESETSRVRVNNTFDSVIDDAWENNLKEISARLFDEEQ from the coding sequence ATGAGCTTGGAAACAGTAGTTGAGGACATTCGAGACGAGGCCCGCGAGCGCGCGAAGGAAATTCGGTCGGATGCCGAATCGCGCGCCGACGAGATCGTCGCGGACGCCGAAGCCGACGCCGAGGAGATTCGCTCTGACGCCGAGGCCGAAGCCGAGCGCGAGATCGAGCGGGAGCGCGAGCAGCGCCTCTCCAGCGCGAAGCTCGAGGCCAAGCAGATGCGCCTCGAAGCGCGCCGCGACGCCCTCGAAGACGTCCGCGAGACCGTCGAAGAGGAGATCGCCGCCATCGACGGCGACGACCGCGAGGAACTCACTCGCGCCCTCATCGACGCCGCGGCCGACGAGTTCGACGCCGACAGCGACGTCAGCGTCTACGGCCGCGCGGACGACGAGGCCCTCATCTCGGACATCCTCGACGACTACGACGGTTACGAGTACGCCGGCGAGCGCGACTGCCTCGGCGGCGTCGTCGTCGAAAGCGAGACGTCCCGGGTCCGCGTGAACAACACGTTCGACTCGGTCATCGACGACGCCTGGGAGAACAACCTGAAGGAAATCAGCGCACGCCTCTTCGACGAGGAGCAATGA
- a CDS encoding V-type ATP synthase subunit C has protein sequence MSVYGSANYEYVVARVRHRRASLFSDDEYRKLLRMGTGEIARFMEETQYEDAVNALGSRFSGVDLVEHALNETLASDFQDLLRYSEGRLYEQVVRYLRKFDAWNVKTVLRGLYSDASEAEVREDLIDAGEFEDEFLDRLVAAESIESVVELLDDTLFETYLEGAFEAYEESGTLVPLENAVDRAYYENLVPDASARGEAAQLYREFLEAEIDFRNVRNALRLARSGADVDPAEYFIDGGALFDRKEVGQLVADRSTLVSRIRESKYGDELSRALDELEDAESLIGFEHALDRALLEYSDHLSYVYPLSVCPVLAYILAKEREVDNIRAIARGREAGLSEAEIEEELIIL, from the coding sequence ATGAGCGTGTACGGGTCGGCAAACTACGAGTACGTGGTCGCCCGCGTCCGCCACCGCCGAGCCAGCCTGTTCAGCGACGACGAGTACCGGAAACTGCTCCGCATGGGCACGGGCGAAATCGCCCGGTTCATGGAGGAAACCCAGTACGAGGACGCGGTGAACGCGCTGGGCTCGCGGTTCAGCGGCGTCGATCTCGTCGAGCACGCGCTCAACGAGACGCTCGCCAGCGACTTCCAGGACTTGCTGCGGTACAGCGAGGGCCGGCTCTACGAGCAGGTCGTCCGCTACCTCCGCAAGTTCGACGCGTGGAACGTCAAGACCGTGCTGCGCGGGCTCTACTCGGACGCCTCCGAGGCGGAGGTCCGCGAGGACCTCATCGACGCCGGCGAGTTCGAGGACGAGTTCCTCGACCGGCTGGTCGCCGCCGAATCCATCGAGTCCGTCGTCGAGCTGCTCGACGACACGCTGTTCGAGACGTACCTCGAGGGCGCGTTCGAGGCCTACGAGGAGTCCGGGACGCTGGTCCCGCTGGAGAACGCGGTCGACCGCGCGTACTACGAGAACCTCGTGCCCGACGCGTCCGCGCGCGGCGAGGCCGCGCAGCTCTACCGGGAGTTCCTCGAAGCCGAGATCGACTTCCGGAACGTCCGGAACGCGCTGCGGCTGGCGCGCTCGGGCGCCGACGTCGACCCCGCCGAGTACTTCATCGACGGCGGCGCGCTGTTCGACCGGAAGGAGGTCGGGCAGCTCGTCGCGGACCGCTCGACGCTGGTCAGCCGCATCCGCGAGAGCAAGTACGGCGACGAGCTCTCGCGGGCGCTCGACGAGCTGGAGGACGCCGAGAGCCTCATCGGCTTCGAGCACGCCCTCGACCGGGCGCTGCTGGAGTACTCCGACCACCTCTCGTACGTCTACCCGCTGTCGGTGTGCCCGGTGCTGGCGTACATCCTCGCGAAGGAGCGCGAAGTGGACAACATCCGCGCCATCGCTCGCGGCCGCGAGGCCGGCCTGAGCGAGGCGGAAATCGAGGAGGAGCTGATCATCCTATGA
- a CDS encoding V-type ATP synthase subunit F, whose translation MSQEIAVVGSPDFTTGFRLAGVRKFENVPQDEKDEALDDAVESVLEDEDVGIAVMHDDDLDALSRQVREQVETSVEPTFVTIGGGAAGGSGLRDQIKRAIGIDLMAEEDEESNE comes from the coding sequence ATGAGCCAGGAGATTGCCGTCGTCGGCAGCCCGGACTTCACCACCGGGTTCCGGCTCGCGGGCGTTCGGAAGTTCGAGAACGTCCCGCAGGACGAGAAAGACGAGGCGCTCGACGACGCTGTCGAGTCGGTGCTCGAGGACGAGGACGTCGGCATCGCAGTGATGCACGACGACGACCTCGACGCGCTCTCGCGGCAGGTCCGCGAACAAGTCGAGACGAGCGTAGAGCCGACGTTCGTGACCATCGGCGGCGGCGCCGCCGGCGGGAGCGGACTGCGCGACCAGATCAAGCGAGCCATCGGCATCGACCTGATGGCCGAAGAAGACGAAGAATCCAACGAATGA